From a single Vicugna pacos chromosome 4, VicPac4, whole genome shotgun sequence genomic region:
- the NOL6 gene encoding nucleolar protein 6 isoform X1: protein MGPAPAGAQHRGTAGKPEVMESALEGTGKEGKKESSKKCTMAGSPVEGLLQPVKLSRAELYKEPTNEELNRLRETESLFHSSLLRLQVEELLKEVQLSEKKKERIDAFLREVNQRIMRVPSTPETELSNQAWLPVGVRVPLHQVPYTVKGCFRFLPPAQVTVVGSYLLGTCIRPDINVDVALTMPREILQDKDGLNQRYFRKRALYLAHLAHHLAQDPLFGSVRFSYTNGCHLKPSLLLRPHGKDERLVTVRLHPCPPPDFFRPCRLLPSKNNVRSAWYRRQSPSGDGGPEPPTPHYNTWVLQDTALESHVQLLSTVLGSASGLKDGVALLKVWLRQRELDKGLGGFSGFLVSMLVAFLVSTRKIHTTMSGYQVLRSILQFLATTDLTVNGVSLCFSSDPSLPALADFHQAFPVVFLDSSGRLNLCADVTASTYRQVQHEAQLSMVLLDSRADDGFQLLLMTPKPMIRAFDHILHLRPLSRLQAACHRLKLWPELQDHGGDYVSAVLGPLTTLLEQGLGFRLHLLAHSRPPVSEWDISQDPPRHRDSGVLTLGLLLRPEGLTSVLELGPEADQPEAADFRQFWGSRSELRRFQDGAIREAVVWEAASMAQKRLIPHQVVTHLLALHADIPDTCVHYTGGLLDTLIQGLKETSSTGEEALAAAVRCYDDLSRLLWGLEGLPLTVSAVQGAHPVLRYTEVFPPTPVRPAYSFHEHLQERASLLPRPDKPCPAYVEPMTVVCHLEGSGQWPQDAEAIRRVRAAFQLRLAELLTQQHGLQCQATATHTDVLKDGFVFRIRVAYQREPQILREMRSPEGMISLRDTPASLRLERDTRQLPLLTSALHGLQQQHPAFSGVARLAKRWVRAQLLGEKLTDESLDLVAAALFLHPEPFTPPSSPQVGFLRFLFLISTFDWKNNPLIVNLNNELTVEEQVEIRSVFLATRTQLPVMVIITPQDRKSSIWTQDGPSPQILQQLVILAAEALPVLEKQLMDPRGPGDIRTVFRPPLDMYDVLIRLSPRHIPRHRQAVDSPAASFCRGLLSEPGPSSLMPVLGYDPPQLYLAQLREAFGDLALFFYDQHGGEVIGVLWKPTSFQPQPLKASNTKGRMVVSRGGELVMVPNVEAILEDFAVLGDGLVQAVEARSERWTV from the exons ATGGGGCCCGCACCTGCGGGAGCGCAGCATCGCGGAACTGCTGGGAAGCCGGAG GTGATGGAGTCAGCTCTGGAAGGCACAGGCAAGGAGGGGAAGAAGGAATCCTCAAAGAAGTGTACCATGGCTGGGTCTCCAGTGGAGGGCCTCCTGCAGCCTGTGAAACTCAGCCGGGCAGAACTGTACAAGGAACCGACCAACGAGGAGCTGAATCGCCTTCGCGAGACTGAGAGTCTGTTCCATTCCAGCCTGCTTCGTCTGCAG GTAGAGGAGCTACTAAAGGAAGTGCAGCtgtcagagaagaaaaaggagcGGATTGATGCTTTCCTACGGGAGGTCAACCAGAGGATCATGAGGGTGCCCTCAACCCCTGAGACAGAG CTGAGcaaccaggcatggctcccagtagGGGTTCGAGTCCCCCTCCACCAAGTGCCCTATACTGTGAAGGGCTGTTTCCGcttcctgcccccagcccaggtcACTGTTGTGGGCAGTTATCTTCTGGGCACCTGCATCCGGCCGGACATTAATGTGGATGTGGCACTGACCATGCCCAGG GAGATCCTACAGGACAAGGATGGGCTGAACCAGCGCTACTTCCGTAAGCGCGCCCTCTACCTGGCCCACCTGGCTCACCACCTGGCCCAAGACCCACTCTTTGGCAGTGTTCGCTTTTCCTACACCAATGGCTGCCACCTGAAGCCCTCGCTGCTGCTGCGGCCGCATG GGAAGGATGAGCGCCTGGTCACTGTACGTCTGCACCcatgtcctccacctgacttCTTCCGCCCCTGCCGCCTGCTGCCATCTAAGAACAATGTGCGCTCTGCCTGGTACCGAAGGCAGAGTCCTTCAGGGGATG GTGGTCCAGAGCCACCCACCCCCCACTATAACACATGGGTCCTGCAGGACACAGCCCTTGAGTCCCATGTGCAGCTGCTGTCAACCGTGCTGGGCTCAGCCTCGGGGCTGAAGGATGGTGTGGCACTTTTGAAGGTCTGGCTGCGGCAGCGGGAACTGGACAAG GGACTGGGAGGGTTCAGCGGGTTCCTTGTCTCCATGCTGGTTGCCTTCCTCGTGTCCACACGCAAGATCCACACCACCATGAGCGGCTACCAGGTCCTGAGAAGCATCCTGCAGTTTCTGG CCACCACAGACCTGACGGTCAACGGGGTCAGTTTATGCTTCAGCTCAGATCCGTCCTTG CCGGCCCTGGCTGACTTCCACCAGGCCTTCCCTGTTGTCTTCCTGGACTCCTCAGGCCGTCTCAACCTCTGTGCTGATGTCACTGCCTCCACTTACCGCCAG GTGCAGCACGAGGCACAGCTGTCTATGGTGTTGCTGGACAGCAGAGCTGACGATGGGTTCCAGCTGCTGCTGATGACTCCCAAACCCATGATCCGGGCTTTTGACCACATACTGCA TCTCCGTCCTCTGAGTCGCCTGCAGGCAGCATGTCACCGGCTGAAGCTGTGGCCAGAGCTGCAGGATCATGGCGGGGACTATGTCTCAGCTGTTTTGGGTCCACTAACCACCCTCCTGGAGCAGGGTCTGGGGTTCCGGCTGCACCTGCTGGCCCATTCTCGGCCCCCAGTCTCAGAG TGGGACATCAGCCAGGATCCACCAAGGCACAGAGACTCTGGGGTCCTGACCCTGGGATTGCTTCTCCGGCCTGAAGGGCTGACCAGTGTTCTTGAGCTGGGTCCAGAGGCCGACCAGCCTGAG gctGCTGACTTCCGCCAGTTCTGGGGATCTCGCTCCGAGCTTCGGCGTTTCCAGGATGGAGCCATTCGGGAAGCTGTGgtctgggaggcagcctctatggCCCAGAAACGCCTTATCCCCCACCAGGTGGTCACTCACCTCTTGGCACT CCATGCTGACATCCCAGATACCTGTGTCCACTATACGGGGGGCCTCCTGGACACACTGATCCAAGGCCTGAAAGAG ACTTCCAGCACAGGTGAGGAGGCTCTGGCAGCTGCAGTGCGTTGCTATGATGACCTTAGCCGCTTGCTGTGGGGACTGGAAGGTCTCCCGCTGACTGTGTCTGCCGTGCAGGGAGCTCACCCAGTGCTGCGCTACACTGAG GTGTTCCCACCAACCCCAGTCCGGCCAGCCTACTCCTTTCATGAGCACCTGCAAGAGCGGGCCTCGCTGTTGCCCCGGCCTGACAAGCCCTGTCCGGCCTACGTGGAGCCCATGACTG TGGTTTGTCACCTGGAGGGCAGTGGTCAGTGGCCACAGGATGCTGAGGCCATACGGAGAGTCCGTGCTGCCTTCCAGCTGCGCCTGGCAGAGCTGCTGACGCAACAGCATGGGCTGCAGTGCCAGGCCACGGCCACGCACACCGATGTCCTCAAG GATGGGTTTGTGTTCCGGATTCGTGTGGCCTATCAGCGGGAGCCCCAGATCCTGAGGGAGATGCGGAGCCCCGAGGGGATGATCTCACTGAGGGACACCCCCGCCTCTCTCCGCCTTGAGAGGGACACGAGGCAGTTGCCCCTGCTCACCAGCGCCTTGCATGG acTCCAGCAGCAGCACCCAGCCTTCTCGGGTGTGGCTCGGCTGGCCAAACGGTGGGTGCGTGCCCAGCTTCTGGGAGAGAAGCTCACCGATGAGAGCCTGGACCTGGTGGCTGCTGCCCTTTTCCTGCACCCTGAGCCTTTCACCCCTCCCAG CTCCCCACAGGTGGGCTTCCTTCGGTTCCTTTTCCTGATATCGACCTTTGATTGGAAGAACAACCCCCTTATTGTCAACCTCAACAATGAGCTCACTG TGGAAGAGCAGGTGGAGATCCGCAGTGTCTTCCTGGCAACTCGGACACAACTCCCCGTTATGGTTATCATTACCCCCCAGGATCGCAAAAGCTCTATATGGACACAGGATGGACCCTCGCCCCAG ATCTTACAGCAGCTTGTGATCCTGGCAGCTGAGGCCTTGCCTGTCCTAGAGAAGCAGCTAATGGACCCCCGGGGGCCTGGAGATATCAGG ACAGTGTTCCGGCCACCCTTGGACATGTATGACGTGCTGATCCGCCTGTCTCCCCGCCACATCCCCCGGCACCGCCAGGCTGTGGACTCACCAGCTGCCTCCTTCTGCCGTGGGCTGCTCAGTGAGCCGGGCCCCTCATCCCTGATGCCTGTCCTGGGCTACGATCCTCCTCAGCTCTATCTGGCACAGCTCAGG GAGGCTTTTGGGGAcctggcccttttcttctatGACCAACATGGTGGAGAGGTGATCGGTGTCCTCTGGAAGCCCACCAgcttccagccccagcccttaAAG GCCTCCAACACAAAGGGGCGCATGGTGGTATCTCGAGGTGGGGAGCTGGTGATGGTGCCCAATGTAGAAGCCATCCTGGAGGACTTTGCTGTCCTGGGAGATGGCCTGGTGCAGGCTGTGGAGGCCCGAAGTGAGAGGTGGACAGTGTGA
- the NOL6 gene encoding nucleolar protein 6 isoform X2 — protein sequence MPEMAEPDSLPVMESALEGTGKEGKKESSKKCTMAGSPVEGLLQPVKLSRAELYKEPTNEELNRLRETESLFHSSLLRLQVEELLKEVQLSEKKKERIDAFLREVNQRIMRVPSTPETELSNQAWLPVGVRVPLHQVPYTVKGCFRFLPPAQVTVVGSYLLGTCIRPDINVDVALTMPREILQDKDGLNQRYFRKRALYLAHLAHHLAQDPLFGSVRFSYTNGCHLKPSLLLRPHGKDERLVTVRLHPCPPPDFFRPCRLLPSKNNVRSAWYRRQSPSGDGGPEPPTPHYNTWVLQDTALESHVQLLSTVLGSASGLKDGVALLKVWLRQRELDKGLGGFSGFLVSMLVAFLVSTRKIHTTMSGYQVLRSILQFLATTDLTVNGVSLCFSSDPSLPALADFHQAFPVVFLDSSGRLNLCADVTASTYRQVQHEAQLSMVLLDSRADDGFQLLLMTPKPMIRAFDHILHLRPLSRLQAACHRLKLWPELQDHGGDYVSAVLGPLTTLLEQGLGFRLHLLAHSRPPVSEWDISQDPPRHRDSGVLTLGLLLRPEGLTSVLELGPEADQPEAADFRQFWGSRSELRRFQDGAIREAVVWEAASMAQKRLIPHQVVTHLLALHADIPDTCVHYTGGLLDTLIQGLKETSSTGEEALAAAVRCYDDLSRLLWGLEGLPLTVSAVQGAHPVLRYTEVFPPTPVRPAYSFHEHLQERASLLPRPDKPCPAYVEPMTVVCHLEGSGQWPQDAEAIRRVRAAFQLRLAELLTQQHGLQCQATATHTDVLKDGFVFRIRVAYQREPQILREMRSPEGMISLRDTPASLRLERDTRQLPLLTSALHGLQQQHPAFSGVARLAKRWVRAQLLGEKLTDESLDLVAAALFLHPEPFTPPSSPQVGFLRFLFLISTFDWKNNPLIVNLNNELTVEEQVEIRSVFLATRTQLPVMVIITPQDRKSSIWTQDGPSPQILQQLVILAAEALPVLEKQLMDPRGPGDIRTVFRPPLDMYDVLIRLSPRHIPRHRQAVDSPAASFCRGLLSEPGPSSLMPVLGYDPPQLYLAQLREAFGDLALFFYDQHGGEVIGVLWKPTSFQPQPLKASNTKGRMVVSRGGELVMVPNVEAILEDFAVLGDGLVQAVEARSERWTV from the exons ATGCCGGAGATGGCAGAGCCTGACAGCTTGCCA GTGATGGAGTCAGCTCTGGAAGGCACAGGCAAGGAGGGGAAGAAGGAATCCTCAAAGAAGTGTACCATGGCTGGGTCTCCAGTGGAGGGCCTCCTGCAGCCTGTGAAACTCAGCCGGGCAGAACTGTACAAGGAACCGACCAACGAGGAGCTGAATCGCCTTCGCGAGACTGAGAGTCTGTTCCATTCCAGCCTGCTTCGTCTGCAG GTAGAGGAGCTACTAAAGGAAGTGCAGCtgtcagagaagaaaaaggagcGGATTGATGCTTTCCTACGGGAGGTCAACCAGAGGATCATGAGGGTGCCCTCAACCCCTGAGACAGAG CTGAGcaaccaggcatggctcccagtagGGGTTCGAGTCCCCCTCCACCAAGTGCCCTATACTGTGAAGGGCTGTTTCCGcttcctgcccccagcccaggtcACTGTTGTGGGCAGTTATCTTCTGGGCACCTGCATCCGGCCGGACATTAATGTGGATGTGGCACTGACCATGCCCAGG GAGATCCTACAGGACAAGGATGGGCTGAACCAGCGCTACTTCCGTAAGCGCGCCCTCTACCTGGCCCACCTGGCTCACCACCTGGCCCAAGACCCACTCTTTGGCAGTGTTCGCTTTTCCTACACCAATGGCTGCCACCTGAAGCCCTCGCTGCTGCTGCGGCCGCATG GGAAGGATGAGCGCCTGGTCACTGTACGTCTGCACCcatgtcctccacctgacttCTTCCGCCCCTGCCGCCTGCTGCCATCTAAGAACAATGTGCGCTCTGCCTGGTACCGAAGGCAGAGTCCTTCAGGGGATG GTGGTCCAGAGCCACCCACCCCCCACTATAACACATGGGTCCTGCAGGACACAGCCCTTGAGTCCCATGTGCAGCTGCTGTCAACCGTGCTGGGCTCAGCCTCGGGGCTGAAGGATGGTGTGGCACTTTTGAAGGTCTGGCTGCGGCAGCGGGAACTGGACAAG GGACTGGGAGGGTTCAGCGGGTTCCTTGTCTCCATGCTGGTTGCCTTCCTCGTGTCCACACGCAAGATCCACACCACCATGAGCGGCTACCAGGTCCTGAGAAGCATCCTGCAGTTTCTGG CCACCACAGACCTGACGGTCAACGGGGTCAGTTTATGCTTCAGCTCAGATCCGTCCTTG CCGGCCCTGGCTGACTTCCACCAGGCCTTCCCTGTTGTCTTCCTGGACTCCTCAGGCCGTCTCAACCTCTGTGCTGATGTCACTGCCTCCACTTACCGCCAG GTGCAGCACGAGGCACAGCTGTCTATGGTGTTGCTGGACAGCAGAGCTGACGATGGGTTCCAGCTGCTGCTGATGACTCCCAAACCCATGATCCGGGCTTTTGACCACATACTGCA TCTCCGTCCTCTGAGTCGCCTGCAGGCAGCATGTCACCGGCTGAAGCTGTGGCCAGAGCTGCAGGATCATGGCGGGGACTATGTCTCAGCTGTTTTGGGTCCACTAACCACCCTCCTGGAGCAGGGTCTGGGGTTCCGGCTGCACCTGCTGGCCCATTCTCGGCCCCCAGTCTCAGAG TGGGACATCAGCCAGGATCCACCAAGGCACAGAGACTCTGGGGTCCTGACCCTGGGATTGCTTCTCCGGCCTGAAGGGCTGACCAGTGTTCTTGAGCTGGGTCCAGAGGCCGACCAGCCTGAG gctGCTGACTTCCGCCAGTTCTGGGGATCTCGCTCCGAGCTTCGGCGTTTCCAGGATGGAGCCATTCGGGAAGCTGTGgtctgggaggcagcctctatggCCCAGAAACGCCTTATCCCCCACCAGGTGGTCACTCACCTCTTGGCACT CCATGCTGACATCCCAGATACCTGTGTCCACTATACGGGGGGCCTCCTGGACACACTGATCCAAGGCCTGAAAGAG ACTTCCAGCACAGGTGAGGAGGCTCTGGCAGCTGCAGTGCGTTGCTATGATGACCTTAGCCGCTTGCTGTGGGGACTGGAAGGTCTCCCGCTGACTGTGTCTGCCGTGCAGGGAGCTCACCCAGTGCTGCGCTACACTGAG GTGTTCCCACCAACCCCAGTCCGGCCAGCCTACTCCTTTCATGAGCACCTGCAAGAGCGGGCCTCGCTGTTGCCCCGGCCTGACAAGCCCTGTCCGGCCTACGTGGAGCCCATGACTG TGGTTTGTCACCTGGAGGGCAGTGGTCAGTGGCCACAGGATGCTGAGGCCATACGGAGAGTCCGTGCTGCCTTCCAGCTGCGCCTGGCAGAGCTGCTGACGCAACAGCATGGGCTGCAGTGCCAGGCCACGGCCACGCACACCGATGTCCTCAAG GATGGGTTTGTGTTCCGGATTCGTGTGGCCTATCAGCGGGAGCCCCAGATCCTGAGGGAGATGCGGAGCCCCGAGGGGATGATCTCACTGAGGGACACCCCCGCCTCTCTCCGCCTTGAGAGGGACACGAGGCAGTTGCCCCTGCTCACCAGCGCCTTGCATGG acTCCAGCAGCAGCACCCAGCCTTCTCGGGTGTGGCTCGGCTGGCCAAACGGTGGGTGCGTGCCCAGCTTCTGGGAGAGAAGCTCACCGATGAGAGCCTGGACCTGGTGGCTGCTGCCCTTTTCCTGCACCCTGAGCCTTTCACCCCTCCCAG CTCCCCACAGGTGGGCTTCCTTCGGTTCCTTTTCCTGATATCGACCTTTGATTGGAAGAACAACCCCCTTATTGTCAACCTCAACAATGAGCTCACTG TGGAAGAGCAGGTGGAGATCCGCAGTGTCTTCCTGGCAACTCGGACACAACTCCCCGTTATGGTTATCATTACCCCCCAGGATCGCAAAAGCTCTATATGGACACAGGATGGACCCTCGCCCCAG ATCTTACAGCAGCTTGTGATCCTGGCAGCTGAGGCCTTGCCTGTCCTAGAGAAGCAGCTAATGGACCCCCGGGGGCCTGGAGATATCAGG ACAGTGTTCCGGCCACCCTTGGACATGTATGACGTGCTGATCCGCCTGTCTCCCCGCCACATCCCCCGGCACCGCCAGGCTGTGGACTCACCAGCTGCCTCCTTCTGCCGTGGGCTGCTCAGTGAGCCGGGCCCCTCATCCCTGATGCCTGTCCTGGGCTACGATCCTCCTCAGCTCTATCTGGCACAGCTCAGG GAGGCTTTTGGGGAcctggcccttttcttctatGACCAACATGGTGGAGAGGTGATCGGTGTCCTCTGGAAGCCCACCAgcttccagccccagcccttaAAG GCCTCCAACACAAAGGGGCGCATGGTGGTATCTCGAGGTGGGGAGCTGGTGATGGTGCCCAATGTAGAAGCCATCCTGGAGGACTTTGCTGTCCTGGGAGATGGCCTGGTGCAGGCTGTGGAGGCCCGAAGTGAGAGGTGGACAGTGTGA